DNA from Candidatus Zixiibacteriota bacterium:
CTCAATCAGCTCGAACAATTTGAGATCGAGGCTGTCGGTTATGGTGCCGGAAGCCGTGACTTTCCCGAGTTGGCTAATATGCTCAGGCTGTTTGTGGCGCAAAAAAAAACTGATCTCCAGTCCGACCGAATCCTGCGGATCGAGACTAATATCGATGACATGAACCCGGAGATTTATTCTTTTCTGGTGGAAGGTTTGTTCGAACTGGGGGCGCGCGATGTTTTCACAATCCCCGTCCAGATGAAAAAAAACCGTCCGGGCACGCTTTTGACCGTGATTGCTGATCCGGAAGGCAAAGACAAGCTGTCGGAATTCATCTTCGCTAACTCGACCACTTCGGGGATACGCTTCGATCTTATGGAGCGAGTAAAGCTCAAGCGTGAGATAATTGAATTCGAGACTTCCTACGGCAGACTGGATTGCAAGGTTTACCAGTATGATAGACGGCGCAGGTTTTATCCCGAGTATGATGAGGTTAAAAGGTTGGCAATCGAGCACAAAATGAGTATAATAGACCTTTACAAGGATCTGGAAATCGAAATCAATCAGATAAAGGAGTAGAGATGGCTGAAGGAATTTGGATCTTCGCGCAACAGAAAGCGGGTGAACTTTCAGGAGTTACCTACGAGCTTTTAGCCGCCGCTCAAAAGCTGTCGGAAGCCAAAAAATCTGAGATAACCGCAGTGTTGTTCGGTTCCGGTATGGATGATGTCGCCTCTGATCTTTTCAAGTATGGCGCGGACAAGGTGGTCTATTACGATCATCCCGAACTTATGCAGTTTCATGATGATGCTTATTCCAATCTTCTGGCCGACCTGGTCAAAAAGAATCCGCCCGAGGTTCTCCTGGGAGCGGCCACTTTCTACGGTAAAGCGCTGTTCGCCCGCCTGGCTTCTCAACTCGAAGTCGGCCTGGCAGCTGATTGCAACGGTCTGGCGATAAAAGAGGATGGTTCCCTGGTCGCAACCAAACCTGCTTATGGTGGCAATGTCTGGCTGACAGTTGTCTTCGACGACAGTCGTCCGCAGATTGCTACTATTCGTCCCAAGGTGATGCCCGAAGCTGATAAAGATGATTCCCGCTCGGGAAGCCCGGAAAAGCCGGATGTACCGACCGATTTAGTGGCCAGCAAGGCCAAGATCAAAGAAAATGTTGGAGCCGGCGGGGGCGGAATCAACCTGACTGAAGCTGACGTTATCGTCTCGGGTGGCCGAGGCCTGAAAGCGCCCGAACACTTCAAGCTGATCCAGGAGCTCGCCGATGCTGTCGGAGGTGCTGTGGGAGCTTCACGAGCGGTGGTCGATGCCGACTGGATCGAGTACTCTCACCAGGTCGGACAGACCGGTAAGACGGTCAACCCGAAACTATATATCGCCTGCGGGATCTCGGGCGCGATCCA
Protein-coding regions in this window:
- a CDS encoding electron transfer flavoprotein subunit alpha, translated to MAEGIWIFAQQKAGELSGVTYELLAAAQKLSEAKKSEITAVLFGSGMDDVASDLFKYGADKVVYYDHPELMQFHDDAYSNLLADLVKKNPPEVLLGAATFYGKALFARLASQLEVGLAADCNGLAIKEDGSLVATKPAYGGNVWLTVVFDDSRPQIATIRPKVMPEADKDDSRSGSPEKPDVPTDLVASKAKIKENVGAGGGGINLTEADVIVSGGRGLKAPEHFKLIQELADAVGGAVGASRAVVDADWIEYSHQVGQTGKTVNPKLYIACGISGAIQHLVGMQSSGTIVAINRDKDAPIFKVANYGIVGDLFEVVPAMTEKFKKELK